The genomic region GCCCGGCCCCGCGACGGGCCGCACCGCGCCCCGAGGACGACGACGCGTTCTGGCGGGCGTTCGCGAGCCCGTGGCGCCGCGCGATCCTCGACGAGCTCGCCGCCGGACCGAGGACCACCGGCGAGCTGGCGGACCGCCTGCCCGACCTCTCGCGCTTCGCGGTCATGCAGCACCTCGGGGTGCTCACCGAGGCGGGCATCGTCGTCGTCGAGCGCCGGGGGCGCCACCGCTACAACCACGTCAACGCCGCCGCCCTGCGCGGGTTCTACGAGCGTTGGGTGAACCGCTACGCGGACGCCGCGGCCGGCGAGCTCACGGCGCTGCGCAGCCACCTGGAGGAGGAGCACATGTCGACGGCCACGGAGACGGTCAAGGTCCTGCGCCTCGAGAGCGAGCTGCGCTTCGCCGCCCCGCCCGAGCGCGTGTTCCGGGCGCTGACGGACCCGGACGAGGTGCTGAAGTGGTTCCCCTACACCTACGGCGAGGACCGCGTGAAGCGGATCGTCCTCGAGCCGCGCGTCGGCGGCGTGCAGTACGAGGACTGGGGCG from Trueperaceae bacterium harbors:
- a CDS encoding helix-turn-helix domain-containing protein yields the protein MSAVATTERPAPRRAAPRPEDDDAFWRAFASPWRRAILDELAAGPRTTGELADRLPDLSRFAVMQHLGVLTEAGIVVVERRGRHRYNHVNAAALRGFYERWVNRYADAAAGELTALRSHLEEEHMSTATETVKVLRLESELRFAAPPERVFRALTDPDEVLKWFPYTYGEDRVKRIVLEPRVGGVQYEDWGDGAGHFYGTVLEWDPPRRITVRSRLHPGTIMDTTNSVEPTESGAVLRSSRVIVGPITDEQERGIRFHGDLARFAEAIRAVVEGEPSAPAQGGRAGGPEVA